From the genome of Peptoniphilus sp. ING2-D1G:
GAACTCATAAATTCAATTCAGACGAATCAAAACGAAAAATTCAGAAACAAATACAGAAAAGTGGACATTCTATTAATAGACGATATTCAGTTTATTGCCGATAAGGACAGAACAATGGAAGAATTTTTTCACACCTTCAATGAACTCCACAGTCAAAATAAACAAATTGTTCTGACTTCCGATAAACCTCCTCAAGAAATAAAATCTCTTGAAGAAAGACTTATCTCAAGATTCGCATGGGGCCTTGTAGTGGATATTCAGCCGCCTGATCTGGAAACAAGAATTGCAATACTAAGATCAAAGGCTAATAACGAAGGATATGATGTATCAGATGATGTGATAAACTTCATAGCAAAAAACGTAAAAAGCAATATAAGAGAACTTGAAGGAGCACTGTCGAGAATAATGGCCTATTCAAAATTAACTTCAAATTCTATTACTGAAGAAACAGCAGAGATAATTTTAAAGGATATTTACAATACTAAAAAAGAAAAAGAAATAAACACCGAAATCATAAAAGAGGTAGTATGCAAGCATTTCAACATATCGGTGGCGGATATGAATTCTAAAAAAAGAACCAGAAATATAGCATATCCAAGGCAAATAGCCATGTTTATAACAAGGGAATTAACCGATCTTTCCCTTCCTAAAATAGGAGAGGAATTCGGAGGAAGAGATCATTCAACTGTAATACATGCATATAATAAAATTGAAAAAGATATGGAGAAACATACTTCTCTAAAGATAAAAATAAATAATTTTAAAAAAGAAATAACCGGCTGATGTTAGTAACTTAGATAAATATTCAAATAATCAACATTTTATAAAACTTATCAAATATTGTTGATTATTTGTTTTGAAGCACTTACTAACAAACTAACAACCCCTATTACTATTATTAATATATATATATACTATATATGTGATTGGAGAAAAAAATGAAAATCAAAGTAAATAGAAAAGAACTCGTTAAACACATTAATATCGTACAAAAAGCTATTTCCAACAGAACCACTAAACAGATACTTGAAGGTATACTTTTAATAGCTGAAGATAATATTCTTACATTGATTGCATCCGATGAAAAAATAAGCATAAAAAGCAAGCTTTCAACTATTGTTAACAAATCGGGAAAATGCGTTGTAAACGCCAGGCTTTTTGGAGAAATAATAAGAAGATTACAAGATGATGTAATAGATATTACAGTAAATCAAAACAATATGAATATCAATGCTAAAAGGTCGGATTTCAACATACAAGTTCAAAATGAAGAGGAATTCCCAAATTTACCGCGAATGGATGATGGATTGAATTTTGAAATAGATTCTGAAGATTTAAAAGATGCTGTAAGAAAAACAACCTTTGCGGTTTCTATAGATGAAACGAGAATAAATTTCACAGGGGTTTTTATGGACGTAAATCCTGAAGAAATAAATTTTGTTGCAATTGACGGATTCAGAATGGCGCTAAAGAGCATAAAAACAAAAACAGAAACGAAAACTTCAGTCATAATACCTGCAAGAGCATTAAATGAACTTGTAAAAATAATAGAAGAGGAAGAAAAAATAATAAAAGTTGATTTGAGTTTCAATCAAATAAAGTTCACTCTTGATAATGCTGAATTGTACAGCACTTTAATTCCGGGGGAATTCTTTAAATACGAAGGTCTAATAAGAAAAAATCACACGACAGTTGCCTCTACAAATATATTTGAACTGCAAAACGCACTTGAAAGAGCATCTCTATTGGCAAAGGAAGAAAGAGCAAATCTTGTAAAACTGGATGTTCACGATTCGGATATATTAATAACATCAAATTCTGAAATAGGATCTGTAAAGGAAAATGTGGAATCTCAAGTTGATGGAGAGGGATTGAAAATAGCTTTCAATTCAAAATATCTACTGGAAGGAATAAAGAATATGACAAGTGAAACACTGAAACTCAATTTTACAGATTCTGTAAATCCCTGCATAATCACTGAAGAAGAGGATCCTGATTACATTTACCTCGTACTGCCTGTAAGACTTGCGAATTAGGAGAAAATCATGGACAAAGATCATATTACACTTAGTGATTTTTTAAAATTGAACAATATAGTCCAAAGTGGAGGAGAAGCAAAAATTTTAATTCAATCAGGGCAAGTAAAGGTAAATGGAGAAGTTGAAACAAGAAGAGGTAAAAAACTTCAAAAAGGAGATAAAATTACACTTAACTCAGAAGAATATACATGGTGAATAATGAAAATTTTAAATTTAGAAATTTTTAAATTTAGAAATTATGAATACTTAAATTTTAAACCCGATATAAATTTAAATTTAATTTTGGGTGAAAATGCCATGGGAAAAACCAATTTTCTGGAAGCTATTTATATGCTAACTTTCGGAAAATCCTTTAGAACCTCAAGAGATAAAGATCTCATAAAGATAGGTTCAAATAATACAATATTAAAATCTAAAGTACTTAATTTTGAATATGAAGACGAATTGGAAGTAGAAATTGAATTACAAGGATCAAATAAGTTTAAGATAAATGAAAAGCAGGAAAGTATAAAAAAATACAAAAAAAATTTCAGTTCGGTAATTTTTTCTCCTGCTGATTTAAACATGATAAAACAATCACCCAATGAAAGAAGAAAATATTTAGATGATTTAATATCCATAATAAGCCCGGTATACGAACACAATCTATCATGTTATAAAAAAATAGTTTTCCAACGAAACAGATTATTAAAAAATAATTTAAAAGAAAATAATAGCAAAAATTTACTGGAAGTCTATAATTTTCAACTTGCAAATTATGGAATAAAGCTATTAAAGGAAAGACTTAAAATAATAAGAATATTTGAAAAATTTTGCAAACATCACTTCAAAGTTTTATCGGGAGGAGATGATTTCAAAATAACTTATTTAAGTACAATAGCTTTTAATTTGGAAGAAGATATAGGAAAAACCTTTAAAGAGAGTTTAAATAAGGCATTAACTTCAGATTTAGAAAAAAGAATAACCACAATAGGACCTCATAGAGATGATCTTGATTTTAAAATAAACGGACTTTCTGCAAAAAATTACGCATCACAAGGCGAGATAAGAACTGCCGTGCTATCTTTAAAACTATCTGAAATAGATTTGATAAAAGAATATAAAAAGAACAATCCTATATTGTTGCTTGATGATGTTTTTTCTGAACTGGATAAAAACAGGATAAGTTATTTGATTAATAATATATCAAACACCCAAACATTCATTACATCAACGAGTTATGATTTTAAAATAAGTGATTTAAAGGGGAGTATTTATGAAGTTAAAGAAGGGAAAATTTTTAATATAGACAGGAGAATGAAATGAAGAATAATGAAAGACATTATGGTGCCGAAGATATTCAGGTTTTAACAGGTCTTGAACCTGTAAGAAAAAGACCTGGTATGTATATCGGTTCTACAGGAGAAAAGGGACTGCATCATTTAGTATATGAGGTAGTTGACAATTCCATTGACGAAGCCTTGGCGGGTATTTGCGACAAAATAACAATCGAAATTCACGAAAATGGAGCGATTTCTGTAACCGATAACGGCTCGGGGATACCTACCGAAATTCATCCCCAAACCAAAAAAAGCACAGTTGAAACCGTACTTACCATACTTCATGCAGGGGGAAAATTCACCAATAAAGCTTATTCAGTATCGGGAGGTCTGCACGGAGTAGGGGTTTCCGTAGTAAATGCACTTTCAATTGAACTGGTAGCAACAATCAAGAGAAATGGAAAAATATATCAGCAAAAATTCTCAAGAGGAAAAGCTGTAAGTGAGCTTGAAATTATCGGCACTACTGAAAAATCCGATACGGGAACAAAAATATATTTTGTACCCGATGAAGAAATATTTGATACGGTTATATTTAACGATGAAGTTCTCTTAAGAAGATTTAGAGAAATGGCATTTTTAAACAAAGGCATCACAATAGAATTTATAGATAGAAGAAATGATAAAAGTGAAATTTTTATGTACGAAGGTGGAATAAAATCCTTTGTAGAGTTTATAAATAGAAAGAAAACTCCCGTACAAAAAAAAATAATTTATATAGATGAAGAAAGAGAAAAGGTTGTAGTAGAGATAGCTCTTCAATACACGGATTCCTACAATGAAACCGTGCTTACTTTTGCAAATAACATAAATACAGAAGAAGGAGGAACTCACCTTTCAGGACTGAGATCTGCACTTACAAGGACAATAAATGAATATGGACGAAAATACAATATAATAAAGGAAAAAGAAGAAAATTTATCCGGTGAAGATGTAAGAGAAGGTCTTACAGCTGTAATATCGGTTAAACTTCCCAATCCTCAATTTGAAGGACAAACAAAAGCAAAGCTCGGTAATTCCGAAATCAGAGGCATAGTAGATTCAGTATTATCTGAAAATTTGGAAAACTTTTTAGAGGAAAATCCAAAGATTGCAAAATCCATATTGGAAAAAGCCCTTTCAGCAAGAAGAGCAAGAGAGGCCGCACGAAAGGCAAGAGATCTTTCAAGAAAGAAAAATATTTTGGATAGCATGGCTCTTCCCGGAAAACTAAAGGACTGTCAGAACACCGACAATGAAACAACGGAGATTTTCCTTGTGGAAGGTAATTCCGCAGGAGGCTCGGCGACTGATGCAAGGGATTCAACTTATCAAGCAATTCTTCCCCTTAGAGGTAAGATAATGAATGTAGAAAAAGCAAGAATTGACAGAGTACTTAATTCAGAAGAAATAAAAGCCATGATAACAGCCTTCGGTACAGGTATCGGAGAAGATTTCAACATTGAAGATTTAAGATATAACAAGATAATAATAATGACCGATGCCGATATAGACGGCGCTCATATAATGACACTTCTGCTTACATTTTTATTCAGATACTTAAGACCTCTCATTGAAGAAGGGCATGTATATGTGGCAAAACCTCCGCTTTTTGGAATTCTACACAGAAATAAAGCTGTGAGATATTGTTACGATGAAGCGGAACTCCAAAGCGCTTTAAAGGAACTTGGAAAAGATAAAAAATATGAAATAAAACGATATAAAGGTCTCGGAGAGATGAATGCCGAAGATCTTTGGGAAACAACCATGAATCCGGATCACAGGATACTGCTTAGGATAGAATTGGATGATTTGGTTTATGCTGATGAAACCTTTGATACACTAATGGGATCCGAAGTTGAACCCAGACGTGAATTTATACAAGAAAATGCAAAATATGTTGATTATATAGATGCATAGGAGGAAATATGAGTGAATTTTCAAATAGTGGAATAGTCGATGTAAAACTGTCGGAAAAAATGAGGAAGTCTTACCTCGAGTATTCCATGAGCGTAATAGTATCCCGTGCATTACCTGATGTAAGAGATGGTTTAAAACCGGTACACAGAAGAATATTGTATGGAATGCAAGTTTTAGGATTAACTCCCGGAGGTCCTTATAAAAAATCTGCAAGACTTGTAGGAGATGTAATGGGTAAATTTCACCCTCATGGGGATTCATCCATTTACGATGCTACAGTTAGACTTGCACAACCCTTCAATACGAGATATCCCTTAGTGGACGGACAAGGTAACTTCGGAAACATCGATGGAGACGGCGCAGCGGCAATGCGTTATACAGAAGTGAGAATGGCAAAACTCGCCCTTGAAATGCTAAGAGATATAAATAAAGATACAGTGGATATGGTTCCTAATTTCGATGAAGAAGAAATTGAACCCGCCGTACTTCCGGCGAGATTTCCCAATCTTTTAGTAAACGGATCTGCCGGAATTGCAGTAGGAATGGCTACGAATATGCCTCCTCATAACTTAAGAGAAGTCATAGACGGAGTAATAAGTTTTATAGACAATGAAGACATAACAATAAAAGAACTAATGAAGGACATAAAGGGACCGGATTTTCCCACAGGCGCCTATATAATGGGAAGAGAAGGAATAAAACAAGCCTATGAAACAGGCAGAGGCAAAATTCAAATAAGAGCCGTCGCTGAGATAGAGGAAGTAAAAAACAAGCAAAGAATAATAATAAGAGAACTTCCCTACCAAGTCAACAAATCAGCTCTTCAAGTGAAGATAGCCTCCTTGGTAAAAGATAAAGTCATTGAAGGAATTTCCGCAATAAGAGATGAATCCTCCAGAAAAGGAATAAGAGTAGTAATTGATTTAAAAAAGGATGCTCATGCAAATGTCGTTTTAAATAAACTGTACAAAAACACTCAAATGCAAATAACCTTCGGGATAATAAACTTGGCTCTTGTAAACGGAGTACCTAAAATTTTAAATCTCAAGGAATTAATTTCCCATTATGTGGATCATCAAATAGAAGTAGTGACAAGAAGAACTAAATTCGACTTAGATAAATCAAAAGCCAGAGCTCATATAGTTGAAGGGCTTGAAATTGCTCTGGACAATATAGACAGAATTATAGAAATCGTAAGATCTTCAAAGGACGATGCTGAAGCTAAGGAAAAATTCACATTGGAATTTGGACTTTCAGACATTCAAGGACAGGCAATTCTCGATATGAGAATAAAAAGACTCACAGGACTTGAAAGAGAAAAACTGGACAGCGAATACAAAGAACTTCTTAAAATCATCAGAGAATTAACTGAAATTTTAGATGATCATTCAAAATTAATGGGAAAAATAAAAGAAGAATTAAATGAAATAAAAGAAAAATATTCAGACTTAAGAAGAACCGTAATAAAAGCTTCGGAATCTGAAATAGATATAGAAGACATAATAAAAGAAGAAGATGTAGTAATAACACTTACAAAACTCGGCTATATAAAAAGAATGCCCGAAGGAACATATAAACCCCAAAGAAGAGGCGGAAGAGGAATTTCCGCTCTAAGCACAAAGGACGGAGATTTTGTATGTGATTTATTTGTAACATCAAGCCACGATTCAATATTGTTCTTTACAAATTTAGGAAGAGTATATAGACTTAAATCATATGAAATACCTGAAAGCTCAAGACAGGCAAGAGGAATGGCTGTGGTCAACCTATTGGAACTATCAGCCGGAGAAACTATTCAATCCATAATACCGGTAAAAGAATTCGATCCGGATCTTAATATTTTAATGGCTACAAAAAAAGGAATAGTTAAAAAAACATCCTTTGAAGAATACAAAAACATAAGAAAAACAGGTATAATTTCCATGAACTTAAAGGAAGAAGACTCAATTATAGCAACAATGCTCACCACGGGAAATGAAGATGTAATAATTGCCACTAAAAAAGGAAAAGCCATAAGATTTTCCGAAAAAGACGTAAGAAACACAGCCAGAAACTCCATGGGAGTAAAGGCAATTGAACTGGATAAAGATGATGAGGTAATAGGATGCGAAATAGCCGATGATGAAAAATTCATGCTCGTGATTTCTGAGAGAGGATACGGCAAAATAACACCTATGACCGAGTACAGAACACAATCTCGTGCAGGTAAAGGAATGATAACCTATAGACCCAAGCAAAAAACAGGCAATTTAGTATCTTCAAAAGTAGTGGACAAAGAAGATGAAATAATGATAATAACAGTAGAAGGAATCATTATCAGAATAAAGGTGGATGAAATATCAACTATGGGACGTGCGACATCAGGAGTAAAACTCATGAATATAACGGATTCGGAAGTTGTAGCTGTAGCGACATATATAGGAGATTAAGGAGGAAAAAGTGTTTAACATAAAATATGAAGTAAAGGAAGAACTCATAATTTATCCACAAGGTGAATTGGACATATATACAACTCCAAAATTTAAAAAAGAAGTATTGAATCTATACAAAGAAAATCAAAAAAACATACTGATAGACGGAATTAATTTGGAATATATCGACTCTACAGGTTTGGGAGCATTTATGTTCATATTGAATGAAATAGAAAAGAATGAGCATAAACTCGCCATTCAAAATATAAATCCCAGCATAAAAAAACTGTTTACAATTACAAAATTAGATAATATATTTGAAATGAGGTAAAAAATGGAAAAAATCAGTCTTAAAATTCCGGCAAATGCCAAATATTTCAGTTCCGTAAGACTATTTTTATCAGGAATATTAACAGGTATGAATTTCGACATTGAAAAAATAGAAGACTTGAAAATGGCTCTTAGCGAATGTTTAAATGTAGCCCTTAAACTTGAATGTGAAGAAATAATAGAAATCGAATTTGCAATATCAGGTAATCAAATAAAAATAAAAATAGGAAATATCTGTGAAAAAGAAACAGATTTCTCGGAAGAAATATCTCTTCCTCTAAAAATAGTGGAATGTCTTGTAGATAAATGTGAAATGGAAGATGAAAATCTGATAATAACCGCAGAAGTGTAGGTAATAATATGAATGCCGAACAATATTATAAATTAAACAGAAAACTGACTAAGGAAGAAAGAAAAGATCTGTTTAAAGAATATGAAAAAACAAAGGATATGGAAATAAGAGATATTCTAATAAAGGAACATCTCTACATAGCTGAAGTACTTTCAAAAAAATATGCAGGTCGAGGAATAGACTATGACGACATATTTCAGGTAGCTTCCATAGGTCTTATATATGCAATAGAAAGATACGATTTGTCAAAGGGTTTTGAATTCTCTTCCTTTGCAACACCTACAATAATAGGGGAAATAAAAAAACATTTCAGAGACAAGGGATGGACCATCAGAGTTCCACGAAGAATTCAGGAACTGTCTAAAAAAATAAACAACGCCAGAGTTAATCTCTCACAGCAATATCAAAAAACTCCCACTGTAAATGAAATAGCCGATTATTTAAATACCACACCGGAAGAAATTCTTGAAACCATAGAAGCAAGTAAAGTATATTCCCCACAATCATTGGATATCGTATATGATTTAAACGGAGATGATAAGGAAATCAACTTAGGAGATTTAATAGGCATAGATGAAAAATATTTTGATAAAATAGAAGTAAATGACTTGCTTAAAAAAGCCATGTCAGATTTAAACGAAATAGAAAAAACCATATTGGTAGAAAGATATTTCAACGGAAGCACCCAAGTGTCAATAGCAAAAAAATTGGATATATCTCAAATGACCGTTTCAAGAATAGAAAAAAAAGTATTAACTAAAATGAAAAAAGAAATGATAAAAACCTTGGAGGCATAACATGAGCAGAAAAAAATTTATGCTATATCTCAATAAAGCTATATTTGCATTTGAAGTACTTATCTCAATAATGCTTGTAATAGGAATAGTAATATCTGTTCCGGATATTTTAAGATACTATATAAAAATACTTCAAAACGATGTTCAAGTAAGTGCAATATTATTCAATAATTTTTTATCTCACGTATTGATGCTTGTAATAGCCATGGAATTTATACTTTTATTGGTAACGCAAAACGATTCTACTACAGTTCACTTGATAACATTGGTAATAGCAAGAAAAATGTTGATAAAATCCGATGAAATGTCAGATATTCTCCTGGGGGTAATAGCAATAACAATACTATTCTTAACCAGAAAATTTCTTTCAAAGGAAAGCGGCTCAACGAATATGAAGAGGATGAACGATGAAAAAATATTTTCAGGAGCATCTGAAATAGAAGAGATAAACAGGATTTATAACTATAAAATAGATCCCCTTGACTTTGTAACTATAGGTGGATTAGTTTCAAAATTATCAGACATAAATGGAGTAGAACTTGAAGTAGGACAGATGCTTGAAGACAATGACTACATTTATGAAATTAAAAAAATGAGCAACGGACTCATAGAAGAAGTTTCAATATATAAAAAAAATAAAAAAGAATAAGGTAAGAGGTCGAAATAAATGGTAATTAAGCCGAAATCTTATAAGCAGTTAGCCTATGAAGAGCTTAAAGAAAATATAATAGAAGGAACATATAAACCCAATCAGGTTTTAAATGAAAGATCTATATCTGAAGATTTTGGAATAAGCAGAACTCCCATAAGGGAAGCTTTTCAAAGACTTTATTATGAAGGTTGGCTTGTAACAAAGGACAATAAAAAAAATGTTGTAAGAGAATTTAATTTAGAGTACATAATAATGAATCAAAAAGTAAGAGAATCTCTTGAAATTTTAGCCATAATTGAAAGTATAGATAAATTTAAGGACTCGGATGTAAAAAACTTAGAAAAGATAACAGAGGAGCAAGAACAAATAATAAAAGAAGGAAACTTTTATAAATATATAAAATTAGATAGAAAATTTCACGAATATATATATTTAATTTCAGAAAATTCCGTGTTGACAAAAATATTGTCCAATTTAAACGATACGGTGAGATATTTTGGACAAATTGCACTGAGTTATCCCAATAGACAGGAACAAACAGTAAAAGAACACAGAAAAATTATAGAAGAAATTAAAAACAAAGATGAAAGAAAAGCTGCTGAAGCCATGAAAATTCACATGGAAAACACATTAGATGCAATTAAATACAGTTATAAATAAAACAAAAGGGTTTCCCCTATTCCCATCGATGCAAAGTATCGATGAGAATAGGGGTTTTAAATTTTATGTTAAAAAATTTGCAAAAAAACTTTTAAAAAAAACATTTTCATGGTATAATGCATATGGTATACCAAGAAAAAGGAGGTAAAAAAATGAAAATTTCGTTAATACAATGTAATCTTTCGATGGGAGGTGTTGATGAAAATTATAAGTTGATTGAAAAAAAAATAAAAAATGCTTGTGAAAACAAACCAGATGTTGTAGTTTTACCGGAATTATGGGATACTTCTTTTTTTCCTGAAAACGTTAAAGAGCTTGCAGACAAAAATGGACAAAGAGCAAAATCCTTTTTATCTGAGCAGTCAAAAAAATACAATGTAAATATTGTCGGGGGATCTGTTACAAATCTTGTAGAGGATAAGTTATACAATACAAGTTATGTTTTTAACAGAGATGGTAACTTAATATCTGAATATAACAAGGTTCATTTATTTACTCCTGCCGGGGAACATAATTATTTTGAGTTTGGAGATAAAATGGCTACCTTTGAACTTGATGGAGTAAAATGCGGACAAATTATATGCTATGATATAAGATTTTTAGAATGGGTCAGAATGAACGCTTTAGATGATATAAGTATTCTATTCGTTCCTGCAGCATGGCCGGAGGTAAGAAATCTTCATTGGGATGTTTTAAACAGAGCAAGGGCTATTGAAAACCAAATGTTTGTAGTTTGTGTTAACAGTACCGGAAAAGCCGGAGAAGGAAAATTTGGCGGTCATAGTGCTATAATCGATCCTTGGGGAGAATATATAGTAAAACCTGATGACAAAGAAGAAATTAAAACAGGTGAAATAGACTTATCAATAATAAAGGACATAAGGGAAAGAATAAACGTATTTAGAGATAGAAGAAAAGATTTATATAATTTGGAATAGGTGATTTAATTGGAATTTTTATTAAATAATGAAAAGATTTCTGTGAATTTTAAAGATGTTTACATCATAGGTTATGCCGGAAGAGATATGAAAAAAACGCAAGAACATATTGATGAGTTGGAAAGAGATTTAGGAGTAAAACCTCCAAAGAAAATACCAACAATATTTGAATGTTCAAATGAACTTGTGACACAGGAAAAGGATTTAAAGTTTATAGGCGAGATGACTTCGGGAGAATGTGAATACATAATAATCAAATCTGCAGATAAAATTTACATCACATTAGGATCCGACCATACTGATAGAGAACTTGAAAGCGTAGATATCTCAAAGGCTAAACAAGTATGTGTTAAACCTGTTGCAAAGGAAGTTTGGGATTATGAAGAAGTAAAGGATCATTGGGATGACATTTTACTTAAATCCTATATAACTGTAGATGGAGAAGAAAAGCTTTATCAAGACGGAACACTGGCAGACATTTTACCCGTTGAAAAAATTCTTCAGGAATTAGATGAAAGAGTTGGAAATTTGGAAGATACATTGATATTTTCAGGAACAGTTCCACTTAAAGAAGGATTTATTTACGGAGAAAAATTCAGATCCGAAATGATAGATGAAAATTTAGACAGAAAAATAGAATTTGAATATCTAATTAATGTAAAAGGTGTGGAGGAATTATAATGAAAAAAATTATTTCTAAAATTTTAGTATTGGCAATTATGTTGGGTCTATTGGCAGGATGTTCAGGCGGAGGTTCAAGTACAGATAAAACAGATTCAGCTTCACCCGCAGCTGAAGGCGGCGGAGACAAAATAGAGATAAAAATAGCGTGTGTAGGTAACGAAGATCACCAATCTACAATTGCGGCAAAGTTATTTAAAGAAAAACTTGAAGAAAAATCTGACGATTTTAAAATCGACATATATCCCAACGCTTCACTTGGCGGAGAAAGAGAAGCAGCTGAAGGAGTTAAGCTTGGAACTATTCAAATGACCATAGTTACATCAGACGGAACTTTACCTGCATGGGTACCTGATATTCAAGTTTTATCAATTCCTTATTTGTTTGAAAATTCAGAAAAGGCATATACAGCTCTTGACGGAATAATAACTGAAAAATTAAATTCCAAATTCGAAGAAGCAGGCTTTAAGCATTTGGCATATGGAGAGCTTGGATTTAGACATTTCACAAATTCCAAGAAAGAAATAAACAGCGCTGAAGATTTAAAAGGTCTATCAATAAGAGTTCAAGAAGCTCCCATCTGGTTTGCACTTCTTGAAAGTTTAGGAGCTTCTGCTGTACCTGTACCCTTTAATGAACTATATACGGCTCTTCAACAAGGAATGTGTGACGGACAGGAAAATCCGGTAGCGTCAATTGCCACTTCTAAATTCAATGAAGTTCAAAAATATCTGAGTTTAGATGGACATACCTATGCAGCAATAAGCTATATAATGAACAAAGATTTCTTTGATGGATTAACTCCTGAACAACAAGAAGCTATTCAAAGTGCATCAACTGAATCAGCACAAGAACAAAGAAAAGTAGTTTCAGAAAAAGAAGCTGAATATTTACAACAACTTAAAGATAGCGGAATGATAGTTACAGAACCTGACAAAGCATCCTTCGTAGAAGCAACAAAGGACATCTATACTCTACCTGAAGTTAAAAAATTAGTGTCTCCTGAGTTTGTTGATGAAGTAAGAGAAGCTATTAAATAAGTGGTGATTTAATGAAATTTTTAGAGAAAATTCTTAAATTTGTAATGATAGTGAGTTCAGCAGTACTTGCTATTGTTACATTTCTACAAGTAGTCATGAGATTTGTCTTTTCCAATCCTGTAGGTTGGGGACAAGATATCATAAGACTTAGCTTTGTGTATCTCGTATTTTTAGGAGCGGCTTATTGTCTTAAAACGGGAGATCATTTAAATATAGACTTAGTTTTCAGTTTTTTATCGAAAAAAGCCGGAAAAATGTTAAATATATTTATTTATATAGTGTTATTGTTTTTCTTCGTATTTTTGCTGGTATTCGGCATAGTTTTTACACAAACGGGCAGTACACAACTTGCTCCTTATACGGGAATACCCATGATGTACTACTATATGAGCATACCCATCAGCGCATTTTATATGATTTTATATTGCATAGAACTACTAAGGGATGCAATTAAGGATTATAGAGGAAAAAATGAGGTCAAAAAAGAAGAGGTGAATTTATGATTATTATACTGATTTTATTTATATCATTTTTCATAGGTTTTCCCATAGCTTTCGCACTGGGGCTGGTATCTCTTGGACAAATTGCAATTGACGGATATCCCTTATTGGTAGTAATACAAAGGATGT
Proteins encoded in this window:
- a CDS encoding RNA-binding protein (The S4 domain typically occurs in a single copy at various positions in different proteins. The S4 domain can be found alone as in several small bacterial proteins. or in association with other domains such as the N-terminal alpha helix rich globular domain found in S4 proteins, the pseudouridine synthase catalytic domain, the methylase domain, the tyrosyl-tRNA synthetases domain or the deaminase domain; Family membership); its protein translation is MDKDHITLSDFLKLNNIVQSGGEAKILIQSGQVKVNGEVETRRGKKLQKGDKITLNSEEYTW
- a CDS encoding DNA polymerase III, beta subunit (DNA polymerase III is a complex, multichain enzyme responsible for most of the replicative synthesis in bacteria. This DNA polymerase also exhibits 3' to 5' exonuclease activity. The beta chain is required for initiation of replication once it is clamped onto DNA, it slides freely (bidirectional and ATP-independent) along duplex DNA; High confidence in function and specificity) — its product is MKIKVNRKELVKHINIVQKAISNRTTKQILEGILLIAEDNILTLIASDEKISIKSKLSTIVNKSGKCVVNARLFGEIIRRLQDDVIDITVNQNNMNINAKRSDFNIQVQNEEEFPNLPRMDDGLNFEIDSEDLKDAVRKTTFAVSIDETRINFTGVFMDVNPEEINFVAIDGFRMALKSIKTKTETKTSVIIPARALNELVKIIEEEEKIIKVDLSFNQIKFTLDNAELYSTLIPGEFFKYEGLIRKNHTTVASTNIFELQNALERASLLAKEERANLVKLDVHDSDILITSNSEIGSVKENVESQVDGEGLKIAFNSKYLLEGIKNMTSETLKLNFTDSVNPCIITEEEDPDYIYLVLPVRLAN
- the dnaA gene encoding Chromosomal replication initiator protein DnaA (Plays an important role in the initiation and regulation of chromosomal replication. Binds to the origin of replication; it binds specifically double-stranded DNA at a 9 bp consensus (dnaA box): 5'-TTATC[CA]A[CA]A-3'. DnaA binds to ATP and to acidic phospholipids; High confidence in function and specificity): MNKLQAQSITSVSFDTWFKDMKLKEINEDKKIFYVTVPIDFIKARLTNNPSQLRIVKKCIKEIMDEDYEVVILTEDEDMPLSNRNNREYRPPTRLNPKYIFENFVVGKSNEFAHAAALAVAENYEDPSDAHSNPLFVYGGVGLGKTHLMQAIGHFVNILDKNKKILYVTSEQFTNELINSIQTNQNEKFRNKYRKVDILLIDDIQFIADKDRTMEEFFHTFNELHSQNKQIVLTSDKPPQEIKSLEERLISRFAWGLVVDIQPPDLETRIAILRSKANNEGYDVSDDVINFIAKNVKSNIRELEGALSRIMAYSKLTSNSITEETAEIILKDIYNTKKEKEINTEIIKEVVCKHFNISVADMNSKKRTRNIAYPRQIAMFITRELTDLSLPKIGEEFGGRDHSTVIHAYNKIEKDMEKHTSLKIKINNFKKEITG